The proteins below come from a single Prochlorococcus marinus str. MIT 9215 genomic window:
- a CDS encoding COX15/CtaA family protein, whose amino-acid sequence MINNQLYKSKYLPIFKRLGIHSVFALIALIVIGGATRVMEAGLACPDWPLCYGSFLPFSHMNLRVFLEWFHRLDAFLVGVLILFKFALSIIWKNEIPNWLPKTYSLLLFLVIVQGSFGALTVINLLDSYTVTGHLLIAFLLLISTISINQNLENDEIKEPLIWWRLLLFVPLLLTLIQSFIGVRISSTWSAHICLSFNKQCLILNSHKLFAFPITFSILLIIATAIYKRSLLNENWKYLSALIFLLFSQIVLGVLSLKTNLNEPIFIIGHQLNASLFIAILTTLIFRNPFSKKSLNHSSNTQMVGINS is encoded by the coding sequence TTGATTAATAACCAATTATATAAATCAAAATATCTGCCAATTTTTAAAAGATTAGGAATTCATAGTGTATTTGCACTCATCGCACTAATTGTAATTGGAGGTGCAACTAGAGTTATGGAGGCTGGCCTAGCTTGTCCAGATTGGCCATTATGTTATGGGTCTTTTTTGCCTTTTAGTCATATGAACCTTAGAGTTTTTCTAGAGTGGTTTCATCGCCTAGATGCTTTTCTGGTTGGAGTATTAATTCTTTTTAAATTTGCCCTTTCAATTATCTGGAAAAATGAAATTCCAAATTGGTTGCCTAAAACTTATTCATTACTACTCTTTCTTGTTATTGTCCAAGGATCTTTTGGAGCTTTAACAGTAATAAATCTGCTTGATTCATATACTGTTACGGGCCATCTTTTAATAGCTTTTCTACTTCTCATTAGCACAATTTCGATAAATCAAAATTTAGAAAATGACGAAATAAAAGAGCCATTAATTTGGTGGAGATTATTATTGTTTGTTCCTCTTTTACTTACTCTGATTCAATCATTTATTGGAGTAAGGATTTCATCAACTTGGTCAGCACATATTTGCTTATCTTTTAATAAACAATGTCTTATTTTAAACTCTCATAAATTATTTGCTTTTCCAATAACTTTTTCGATTCTATTAATTATTGCCACCGCAATTTATAAGAGAAGTTTGCTTAATGAAAATTGGAAATATCTCTCAGCACTTATTTTTCTTTTATTTTCCCAAATTGTTTTGGGTGTTTTAAGTCTTAAAACAAATTTGAATGAACCTATTTTTATAATCGGTCATCAACTTAACGCCTCTTTATTTATTGCAATATTAACAACATTAATTTTTAGAAATCCTTTTTCCAAAAAGAGTCTAAACCACTCCTCAAATACTCAAATGGTTGGGATCAATTCATGA
- a CDS encoding DUF2232 domain-containing protein, translating to MKITTKTEALNIVETSYLASLSSLLWVALYYLPIGGALLRLILPLPMIMLHLRRGTKIALEGLLIQFLLLFIIMGPVRGTLFLFPYGILAFWLGWCWFNEKSWKLSLNVGVVIGTLGFFLRVIALSTLVGDNLWVLITRASYGLIEKLIGLFNLPLSPSILSIQLGAIFLIIFQEIVYVLTLHVVAYSLFPRFKLIIPDPPRLLNNFVDLNN from the coding sequence ATGAAAATAACAACAAAAACTGAAGCATTAAATATTGTAGAGACCTCATATTTAGCATCTCTTTCGTCTTTATTATGGGTTGCACTATATTATTTGCCAATTGGGGGAGCTTTATTAAGGTTGATTTTACCCCTCCCAATGATCATGTTGCACTTGAGAAGAGGGACTAAAATCGCTTTGGAAGGACTACTAATACAATTTCTACTTTTATTCATAATTATGGGTCCTGTTAGAGGAACTTTATTTTTATTTCCTTATGGGATCTTGGCTTTTTGGTTGGGTTGGTGTTGGTTTAATGAAAAAAGTTGGAAACTTAGTTTGAATGTAGGAGTTGTTATTGGAACCTTGGGCTTCTTTCTACGAGTCATAGCATTATCTACTTTGGTTGGAGATAATCTTTGGGTGTTAATTACTAGAGCGAGTTATGGTCTAATAGAAAAGTTAATTGGATTATTTAATTTACCTCTATCTCCCTCAATTTTGAGTATCCAACTAGGTGCAATTTTTTTAATAATTTTTCAAGAAATAGTTTATGTTTTAACTTTGCATGTAGTTGCCTATTCTCTGTTTCCTAGGTTTAAATTAATTATCCCAGATCCTCCAAGATTATTAAATAACTTTGTTGATTTAAATAATTGA
- a CDS encoding ABC transporter ATP-binding protein: MNYIKVTGLSKSYSDIKALKNLSMEIEAGTLFGILGPNGAGKSTLIKILATLIEPDSGEVFINDINLIKNSRKIRELIGYVAQEIALDKILTGRELLDFQSDLYHINKNKKFERIKKLIDQLEMNDWIDRKCGTYSGGMKRRIDLAAGLLHLPQVLILDEPTVGLDIESRNIIWQLLKDLRNNGMTIILSSHYLDEIDKLADRLVIIDDGRVIAQGAPAELKNKLGGDRVTLKVREFSNQEEAKNICQILSSIDGISQIIINEAQGFSINFVADKEKDLLTKLKVELAFSKFEIFSLTQSQPSLDDVYLQATGKTLLDAEISMAGKRDLKKESKQSMR, translated from the coding sequence ATGAATTATATAAAAGTTACAGGGCTCTCAAAATCTTATTCAGATATCAAGGCATTAAAAAATTTATCTATGGAAATTGAAGCTGGCACATTATTTGGAATACTAGGGCCAAATGGCGCTGGCAAATCAACACTAATAAAAATTCTTGCTACTTTAATAGAGCCTGATAGTGGAGAAGTTTTTATAAATGATATTAATTTGATAAAAAATTCAAGGAAAATTAGAGAATTAATCGGTTATGTTGCCCAAGAGATTGCACTTGATAAAATATTGACTGGACGAGAGCTTTTGGATTTTCAATCAGATCTGTATCACATCAACAAAAACAAAAAATTTGAAAGGATAAAGAAATTAATAGATCAATTAGAAATGAATGATTGGATTGATCGTAAGTGCGGAACTTATTCAGGGGGAATGAAAAGAAGAATAGATTTGGCAGCTGGGCTTTTGCATTTACCTCAGGTATTAATATTAGATGAACCTACAGTTGGTTTAGATATTGAAAGTAGAAATATTATATGGCAACTTTTGAAAGATTTGAGAAATAATGGAATGACTATTATTTTAAGTAGTCATTACCTTGATGAAATAGATAAACTGGCAGACAGATTAGTGATAATTGATGATGGAAGAGTTATAGCACAAGGGGCTCCTGCAGAACTCAAAAATAAATTAGGAGGAGATAGAGTAACTTTGAAAGTAAGGGAATTCAGTAATCAGGAAGAGGCGAAAAATATTTGTCAAATTTTATCTTCAATAGATGGAATTAGTCAGATTATCATAAATGAAGCTCAAGGGTTCTCGATAAATTTTGTAGCTGATAAGGAAAAAGATTTACTTACTAAGCTCAAAGTGGAATTGGCCTTCTCAAAGTTTGAAATTTTTTCTCTTACCCAAAGTCAGCCAAGCTTGGATGATGTGTATCTTCAGGCAACAGGGAAAACATTATTGGATGCCGAAATTTCTATGGCAGGGAAAAGAGACCTTAAAAAAGAATCAAAGCAATCAATGCGATAA
- a CDS encoding aldo/keto reductase: MIINSQKRSFGRGAKVSLFTLGTMRATESLEKMYSIIKNAYYAGINHIETAPSYGDAESLIGNSIKKLEIEENINEKNWVITSKVLPKGDFKFLKNNFKNSLKNLKREKINNLAIHGLNLKQHLDWVLAGEGKKFISWILEKELIDQVGFSSHGNYSLIKEAINCEVFSFCSLHLHYLDQSKITLAEEAIKKGMGVLAISPADKGGRLYSPSDVLLEASEPFHPLELAYRFLLAKGITTLSLGATNKKDFEFAHKLRNSFDKLSKLEKSALNKIEEVANERLNSTKCEQCRSCLPCPNEIPIPEILRLRNISIGYGQLEFSKERYNLIGKAGHWWEEKNASFCQECNVCVSKCPSKLDIPNLLKQTHNLLIATPTKRLWS, translated from the coding sequence ATGATTATTAATTCACAAAAAAGATCATTTGGTAGAGGGGCAAAAGTGAGCTTATTTACTTTAGGGACAATGAGAGCAACTGAAAGTCTCGAAAAAATGTATAGCATAATAAAAAATGCCTATTATGCAGGAATTAATCACATAGAAACAGCACCTTCTTATGGTGATGCCGAATCACTTATTGGAAATTCAATAAAGAAACTAGAAATAGAAGAGAATATAAATGAGAAAAATTGGGTGATCACTTCCAAAGTTTTACCAAAGGGTGATTTTAAATTTTTAAAAAACAATTTTAAGAATTCTCTTAAAAATTTAAAACGCGAGAAAATTAATAATCTCGCAATTCATGGACTCAACTTAAAACAACATTTAGATTGGGTTCTAGCTGGAGAAGGTAAAAAATTCATATCATGGATACTTGAGAAAGAACTGATTGATCAAGTTGGTTTTAGTTCACACGGAAATTATTCACTAATTAAAGAAGCAATTAACTGTGAAGTTTTTAGTTTTTGTAGTTTACATTTACATTATTTAGATCAATCTAAAATTACTTTGGCAGAGGAAGCTATAAAAAAAGGTATGGGAGTATTAGCAATATCACCTGCTGATAAAGGCGGTAGATTATATTCTCCAAGTGATGTTTTGTTAGAGGCCTCTGAACCTTTTCATCCATTAGAATTAGCGTATAGATTTCTTTTGGCAAAAGGCATTACAACTTTGTCCTTGGGTGCAACAAACAAAAAAGATTTTGAATTTGCGCATAAACTTAGAAACTCCTTCGATAAGCTTTCAAAACTTGAAAAAAGCGCCCTAAATAAAATTGAGGAAGTTGCTAATGAAAGATTAAACTCAACCAAGTGTGAACAATGCAGATCTTGTCTTCCATGCCCAAATGAAATACCAATTCCAGAAATACTTCGTTTAAGAAATATATCTATTGGTTATGGCCAATTAGAATTTTCAAAAGAAAGATACAATTTAATAGGAAAAGCTGGCCACTGGTGGGAAGAAAAAAATGCCTCATTTTGTCAAGAATGCAATGTATGTGTTTCTAAATGTCCTAGTAAATTAGATATACCAAATTTATTAAAACAAACCCATAACTTATTAATTGCAACTCCCACAAAAAGATTATGGAGTTAA
- a CDS encoding riboflavin synthase, whose translation MFTGIIQSIGKLKQEKNILEIEILDNFFDMSIGDSIAVDGICLTVKEIFQNKFTVDVSEETLKKTTLGVKSNLNQIVNLEPALRVSDRLGGHIVSGHVDGLGIVENIEKLEKSWLLSIKWKNNNFSKYVVNKGSICVNGISLTIAKYEQEGEIFTIAIIPHTWHNTNLNKLNIGESVNLEADALIKYVEKLLSFNKNSNQDLSSNNISSEWLKENGW comes from the coding sequence ATGTTTACAGGAATAATTCAATCAATTGGAAAACTAAAACAAGAAAAAAATATTTTAGAAATTGAAATTCTTGATAATTTTTTTGATATGTCAATCGGTGACAGCATAGCTGTTGATGGAATTTGTTTGACAGTTAAAGAGATTTTTCAAAATAAATTTACCGTTGATGTAAGTGAGGAAACATTAAAAAAAACAACTTTAGGAGTAAAGTCGAACTTGAATCAGATTGTTAATTTGGAGCCTGCTCTTAGGGTGTCTGACCGTCTAGGAGGGCATATAGTCAGTGGACATGTTGATGGCCTTGGAATAGTTGAGAATATAGAAAAATTAGAGAAATCTTGGCTCTTATCCATAAAGTGGAAAAATAATAATTTTTCAAAATACGTAGTTAATAAAGGTAGTATTTGTGTAAATGGTATTAGTCTTACAATTGCAAAATATGAGCAAGAAGGAGAAATATTTACTATTGCGATAATTCCTCATACTTGGCACAACACAAATCTGAATAAATTGAATATAGGTGAAAGCGTAAACCTTGAGGCAGATGCACTAATTAAATATGTAGAGAAATTACTTTCGTTTAATAAAAATAGTAATCAAGATTTATCTTCAAATAATATTTCTTCGGAGTGGCTTAAAGAAAACGGTTGGTAA
- the coxB gene encoding cytochrome c oxidase subunit II yields the protein MLNKNIYLILLISLVFAISFWIGTNVNLLPAEASINAPIYDELFKILFIIGLIIFIGMTMAVIYSLFKFRKRNDQIGDGIALEGNLSLEIIWTIIPSIIVLLIGLYSYNIYDRMGGMKELNHNHEMISSNSKKIWAGISQTSDNEISKNNLSIEVSAMQFAFLFNYPKGKFISGELHVPVDQKVSMKMESKDVIHAFWVPEFRIKQDIIPGQPTVLNFTPTKVGKYPIICAELCGPYHGGMRASIIVEEESDYNDWFNKNKKTEVNL from the coding sequence TTGTTAAATAAAAACATTTATTTAATACTATTAATTTCACTAGTTTTTGCTATATCTTTTTGGATTGGAACCAATGTAAATTTGCTCCCAGCTGAAGCAAGTATTAATGCACCAATTTACGATGAACTTTTCAAAATTCTTTTCATCATAGGGTTAATTATTTTTATAGGAATGACAATGGCGGTCATTTATAGTTTATTTAAGTTTAGGAAAAGAAATGATCAGATAGGTGATGGTATAGCTTTAGAGGGAAACTTAAGCTTAGAAATTATATGGACAATTATCCCTTCAATAATTGTTTTATTAATAGGTTTATATAGTTACAACATCTACGACAGAATGGGAGGTATGAAAGAGCTAAATCATAACCACGAAATGATAAGTTCAAATTCTAAAAAAATATGGGCTGGGATTAGTCAAACATCTGATAATGAAATATCAAAAAATAATTTATCAATTGAAGTTTCAGCTATGCAATTTGCATTTCTATTCAATTATCCCAAAGGCAAATTTATATCAGGAGAACTACACGTTCCAGTTGATCAAAAAGTATCTATGAAAATGGAATCTAAAGATGTCATTCATGCTTTTTGGGTACCTGAGTTCAGAATTAAACAGGATATTATTCCTGGTCAACCAACTGTTCTAAATTTCACTCCTACAAAAGTAGGAAAATATCCAATTATTTGCGCAGAATTATGTGGCCCATATCATGGTGGGATGAGAGCCTCCATAATTGTTGAGGAAGAATCAGACTATAACGATTGGTTTAATAAAAATAAAAAAACAGAGGTGAATTTATGA
- a CDS encoding AbrB family transcriptional regulator — MLEGKELLEKSKLLSKKSEDEIAKGCGYVGPSGRILRKSFYRALIEAKGYKIGNGRQGKNGNRASRGRQTEFKTKVHGNGNLLIGHAYTKKLGLEPGQEFKIDLKKESKTIYLIPLN; from the coding sequence ATGCTAGAAGGTAAAGAACTTCTTGAAAAATCAAAATTATTAAGTAAAAAATCTGAAGATGAAATAGCAAAAGGTTGTGGGTACGTAGGTCCTAGTGGAAGAATCTTAAGAAAAAGTTTTTATAGAGCGCTTATCGAAGCTAAGGGTTACAAAATTGGAAATGGTCGTCAGGGGAAAAATGGAAATAGAGCTTCAAGAGGCAGACAGACAGAATTCAAAACCAAAGTTCATGGCAATGGGAATCTATTAATTGGTCATGCCTACACCAAAAAATTAGGTCTAGAGCCTGGTCAGGAATTTAAAATCGATCTAAAAAAAGAGTCAAAAACAATTTATCTGATTCCATTAAATTAA
- a CDS encoding nicotinate-nucleotide--dimethylbenzimidazole phosphoribosyltransferase, giving the protein MYSKELGINFFGNESNKKNQLNKIEILKKNINNFKIFLVIAGTNTSQISGISAAGINAKSRRKTALADAEFLLKGASKDHKYKLPLLNAGVTPALISHVCAKLINIHPVIVPLGLGVKPYFNHLVVEDRDLGPSNCLTTGKSMSKKRVINLYEKGLAIGKSSKQPILISESVPGGTTTAQAVMEAFGLRVANLVGSSLFKAPRELRKKVVQKGLLNANLKTDFDSFDVVAAVGDPFQAFSMGLLIGARLAKQSVILSGGSQMLAIILLVLEFLDLKNEDDFIEDVFIATTGWLVKDNSLSDLLDIINEKYDVKLLGLASPLNFKFSKYKELKDYELGHVKEGVGAGGISLLAFLDGFKNEEIVSLCQQNLEMMKVLGQISLEKDC; this is encoded by the coding sequence ATGTATAGCAAAGAATTAGGGATAAATTTTTTTGGGAATGAATCCAATAAAAAAAATCAACTTAATAAGATAGAAATACTGAAAAAGAATATAAATAATTTCAAAATATTTCTTGTGATTGCAGGTACTAATACATCTCAAATTTCAGGAATTTCTGCTGCAGGTATTAATGCAAAATCAAGGAGAAAAACTGCGCTCGCAGATGCCGAATTTTTGCTTAAGGGTGCTTCAAAAGATCATAAATATAAATTGCCTCTCCTCAACGCCGGAGTTACTCCAGCCCTAATAAGTCATGTTTGTGCAAAGCTTATAAATATTCATCCAGTTATTGTTCCTCTGGGATTAGGGGTAAAGCCTTATTTTAATCATTTGGTTGTAGAAGATAGAGATTTGGGGCCATCAAATTGTCTTACTACAGGTAAATCTATGTCCAAGAAGAGAGTTATAAATCTATATGAAAAAGGTCTTGCGATAGGAAAATCCTCAAAACAACCCATCTTAATTTCCGAATCTGTACCAGGGGGCACTACAACTGCTCAGGCAGTAATGGAAGCTTTTGGTTTGCGGGTGGCTAATTTAGTAGGTAGTAGTTTATTTAAAGCTCCACGAGAACTAAGAAAAAAAGTAGTTCAAAAAGGACTTTTAAATGCAAATCTCAAGACTGATTTTGACTCTTTTGATGTTGTCGCAGCAGTAGGTGATCCTTTCCAAGCTTTCTCAATGGGTCTATTAATTGGTGCTAGATTAGCAAAACAATCTGTCATATTGTCTGGTGGAAGTCAGATGTTAGCAATCATTTTGCTTGTATTAGAATTCTTAGATTTAAAAAATGAAGATGACTTTATTGAAGATGTTTTTATTGCGACAACTGGATGGCTTGTTAAAGATAATTCTCTAAGTGATTTATTAGATATTATTAATGAAAAATATGATGTCAAATTATTAGGTTTAGCAAGTCCTTTAAATTTTAAATTTTCAAAATATAAAGAATTGAAAGATTATGAATTAGGCCATGTAAAAGAAGGTGTAGGTGCTGGTGGAATATCATTACTAGCTTTCTTAGATGGATTTAAAAATGAAGAAATAGTTTCATTGTGTCAACAAAATCTGGAAATGATGAAGGTACTAGGTCAAATTTCTTTAGAGAAGGATTGCTGA
- a CDS encoding heme o synthase: MNSSNLEKLNCKSSIRDEVVPSRKRVTLPPWLEVAKPRLIPLLLATTLGGMALTEEWPLSSPKLICTLGGGALAAAAAGALNCLWEMELDKRMTRTSKRALPAGKLSSETVFLAAVSCTLAASMLLVSGVNYLAAGLTLLGLFSYVILYTVILKPRTTKNIVFGGVAGAIPPLVGASAATGHVGLSGWWLFGLVMLWTPAHFWALAILLKDDYASVGIPMLPSVKGSVFTAKAISRYGWATVLMSIMGVFALPEGGLLYGIMLLPFNGRLLQLINELKKSPDDLSRAKSLFRWSILYMFGICLLLLISRTQLSVEFEQQSMQIFFSILSLLSN; encoded by the coding sequence ATGAACAGTAGTAACTTAGAAAAATTAAACTGCAAATCTTCAATTAGGGATGAAGTTGTACCTTCAAGAAAAAGAGTAACTTTGCCTCCTTGGCTTGAAGTAGCAAAACCCAGATTAATCCCACTTTTGCTGGCAACAACTTTGGGAGGAATGGCTTTAACAGAGGAATGGCCATTGTCTTCCCCGAAACTTATTTGTACTTTAGGAGGCGGAGCTTTGGCAGCAGCAGCAGCAGGAGCTCTTAATTGCTTGTGGGAAATGGAATTAGATAAGAGGATGACAAGAACTAGCAAAAGAGCCTTGCCAGCAGGAAAGTTGTCATCTGAAACTGTATTTTTAGCTGCCGTATCATGTACTTTGGCAGCTTCGATGCTATTAGTAAGTGGGGTAAATTATTTGGCTGCTGGATTAACTCTTCTTGGTTTATTTAGCTACGTCATTTTATATACAGTTATTTTGAAACCTCGGACAACAAAAAATATTGTTTTTGGAGGAGTTGCTGGTGCGATACCACCTTTGGTTGGGGCATCTGCTGCCACAGGGCATGTAGGTCTTAGTGGTTGGTGGTTGTTTGGTTTAGTAATGTTATGGACTCCAGCTCATTTTTGGGCACTAGCAATTTTGTTGAAGGATGATTACGCATCTGTTGGTATTCCTATGCTCCCTTCTGTTAAAGGATCTGTTTTTACTGCTAAAGCGATTTCTCGTTACGGATGGGCAACGGTTTTAATGAGTATTATGGGAGTTTTTGCTTTGCCTGAAGGGGGTCTCTTATACGGAATTATGTTATTGCCTTTTAATGGAAGACTTTTGCAATTAATAAATGAATTAAAGAAATCTCCTGATGATCTTTCAAGAGCAAAGTCTCTTTTTAGGTGGTCTATTCTATATATGTTTGGTATTTGTCTTTTGTTATTAATTTCCAGAACCCAACTATCCGTAGAATTTGAGCAGCAATCTATGCAAATATTTTTCTCTATATTATCCCTGCTTAGTAATTAA
- a CDS encoding cytochrome c oxidase subunit 3, protein MTTLDSSKEIQKNNSEINETHEDFRMFGLITFLIADGMTFAGFFAAYLTYKAVNPLPDGAIYELELPIPTLNTILLLVSSATFHKAGKALLKDKNSDSQKWLFFTAFLGIIFLICQLFEYFNLPFGLTDNLFASTFYALTGFHGLHVTLGTLMILIIAWQSRINGGRLNSQNIFPLEAVELYWHFVDGIWVILFIILYLL, encoded by the coding sequence ATGACAACTCTAGATAGCTCAAAAGAAATTCAAAAAAATAATTCTGAAATTAATGAAACACATGAAGACTTCAGAATGTTTGGACTTATAACTTTCCTAATTGCTGACGGAATGACTTTTGCTGGATTCTTTGCTGCTTATTTAACTTATAAAGCAGTAAATCCATTACCCGATGGTGCTATTTATGAATTAGAACTACCAATACCTACACTCAATACAATTTTATTACTTGTTAGTAGTGCAACTTTCCATAAAGCAGGTAAAGCACTTTTAAAAGATAAAAACTCTGATTCACAAAAATGGTTGTTTTTTACTGCTTTTCTTGGAATTATATTTTTAATATGTCAATTATTTGAATATTTTAATTTACCTTTTGGATTAACCGATAATTTATTTGCAAGTACTTTTTATGCTCTTACTGGTTTTCATGGATTACATGTCACTTTAGGCACTTTAATGATATTAATTATTGCTTGGCAATCGAGAATCAATGGCGGAAGATTAAATAGTCAAAATATATTTCCATTAGAAGCTGTTGAGTTGTACTGGCATTTTGTAGATGGAATATGGGTTATTTTATTTATTATTTTGTATCTTTTATAA
- the ctaD gene encoding cytochrome c oxidase subunit I, whose amino-acid sequence MTISIDPQKTNNKSLQPKGWLRYFSFSLDHKVIGIQYLVCGFLFYLIGGTLASAIRIELASPMSDFMPRDVYNQVLTLHGTIMIFLWIVPVVNGAFGNYLIPFYVGARDMAFPRLNAVAFWLIPPSGLMLVASYFVEGAAQAGWTAYPPLSITTPQSGQIIWILSVLLLGGSSIFGGINFIATIIKLRRPGLKLMQLPMYCWAMLGTSLLVVLSTPVLAGTLILLSFDIIANTGFFNPVLGGNVVVYQHLFWFYSHPAVYIMVLPAFGLVSEILPVHARKPLFGYTTMVFSIMGIVVLGLVVWAHHMFTSGTPPWMRLFFTIATAFIAVPTGIKFFNWVATLWGGKISINSAMLFSCGFIINFVFGGITGVALAQVPFDIHVHDTYFVVAHFHYIVYGGTVFIIFSSIYHWFPKVTGKMLNEKFGILHFIITFIGFNLCFAPQHWLGLNGMPRRVAEYDPQFQFINQISSIGALLMAISTIPFLINIFLSVRNGKDAGDNPWNALTPEWLTSSPPPVENWEEEAPLVEEPYGYGKQFSEQK is encoded by the coding sequence ATGACAATATCAATTGATCCACAAAAAACTAATAATAAAAGTCTTCAACCTAAAGGCTGGCTTAGATATTTTAGTTTTAGTCTTGATCATAAAGTAATTGGAATACAATATCTGGTTTGCGGTTTTCTTTTTTATTTAATTGGAGGGACTTTAGCGAGTGCTATAAGAATTGAACTGGCTAGTCCAATGTCTGACTTTATGCCAAGAGATGTCTATAACCAAGTTTTAACCCTACATGGAACAATAATGATATTCCTCTGGATAGTGCCTGTAGTTAACGGTGCTTTTGGAAATTATTTAATTCCATTCTATGTGGGTGCTAGAGATATGGCATTCCCGCGCTTAAATGCTGTAGCTTTTTGGCTAATTCCTCCTTCGGGTTTGATGCTTGTGGCAAGCTATTTTGTTGAGGGGGCTGCTCAGGCCGGATGGACTGCTTATCCGCCTTTAAGCATAACTACTCCTCAATCAGGACAAATAATTTGGATTTTGAGCGTTCTTTTACTTGGAGGGAGTTCTATCTTTGGTGGAATAAACTTTATTGCCACCATTATCAAATTAAGAAGGCCAGGATTAAAACTCATGCAATTGCCAATGTATTGTTGGGCAATGCTTGGGACGAGTCTATTGGTTGTTTTATCAACTCCTGTTTTGGCAGGGACCTTAATTCTACTTAGCTTTGATATCATCGCTAATACAGGGTTTTTCAATCCTGTTTTAGGTGGAAATGTCGTAGTTTATCAGCATTTGTTTTGGTTTTATTCTCATCCAGCTGTTTACATTATGGTACTTCCTGCCTTTGGTTTGGTTAGTGAAATACTTCCTGTGCATGCCAGAAAACCACTTTTTGGATATACAACAATGGTTTTTTCAATAATGGGGATAGTTGTTTTAGGTTTAGTTGTTTGGGCGCATCACATGTTTACTAGTGGAACGCCCCCTTGGATGCGATTGTTCTTTACTATCGCAACAGCATTTATTGCTGTTCCAACGGGGATAAAATTTTTTAATTGGGTTGCAACATTATGGGGAGGCAAAATTTCCATAAATAGTGCAATGTTATTCTCTTGCGGATTTATTATAAATTTTGTTTTTGGAGGTATTACAGGAGTTGCTTTGGCACAGGTCCCTTTTGATATTCACGTACATGATACTTATTTTGTTGTAGCCCATTTTCATTACATAGTTTATGGCGGGACCGTTTTTATTATTTTTTCATCGATATATCATTGGTTCCCCAAAGTAACTGGGAAAATGCTAAATGAAAAATTTGGAATTTTACATTTTATCATAACTTTTATTGGATTTAACTTGTGCTTCGCTCCTCAACATTGGCTCGGTTTAAACGGAATGCCTAGAAGAGTTGCAGAATATGATCCTCAATTTCAGTTTATTAATCAAATTAGTAGTATTGGGGCTCTCTTGATGGCTATAAGTACAATTCCTTTTTTAATTAATATTTTCCTTAGTGTGAGAAATGGAAAAGATGCTGGAGACAATCCTTGGAATGCTCTTACACCTGAATGGTTAACATCTTCTCCGCCACCGGTTGAAAATTGGGAAGAAGAAGCTCCATTAGTTGAAGAACCTTATGGTTATGGTAAACAATTTTCTGAACAAAAATAA